In the Helianthus annuus cultivar XRQ/B chromosome 11, HanXRQr2.0-SUNRISE, whole genome shotgun sequence genome, one interval contains:
- the LOC110887564 gene encoding probable E3 ubiquitin-protein ligase ARI10, whose protein sequence is MATRYVFGARYHARDASGEFLKRPTSFPTSCKFPAMKSEVGLTERLCRFLGEWDGAAEVIKEEVFEEIIKGERAKKKDLIQRQQQVVTNVATVLSIPRESACMLLVFYNWSVANVYEAWFHDEKKTRKRIGLLYDPGVKLHNKPDERFVVECGICFELVRVSETASCGCDHRFCKVCWKGYVGMAVVNGRGCLSLRCPEFGCEAAVGPGMVNELVDETERKRYEGYVFRTYVESSKRMKWCPGPGCGCAVLFEDDFETVGYDVVCVCKQGFCWKCMEDAHRPLACETVEKWVMKNTNEAESTNWIFAYTKPCPKCKRAIEKNNGCMHMTCSPPCGYQFCWLCLGPYMGHDGVACNQFKKKEGRRVEEVEQQKEAARKAIERYTHYYERWAANERSRKQARLSLDKIETVYLNKLSLSYCQPEMQLRFIIDAWLQIVECRRVLKWTYVYGYYIPEIEHAKRLFFEYVQGEAEVGLERLHGCAEKELQTYIENGEVTEEEFNSFRVKLTGLTSVTRTYFENLVRALENGLSEVDSHEHGGSSRVRRRSGQGGESSNRASDYAKRMRRPDDEK, encoded by the exons ATGGCCACGAGATACGTCTTTGGAGCGAGGTATCATGCACGAGATGCGTCCGGAGAATTTCTGAAGCGTCCGACGAGTTTTCCGACGAGTTGCAAGTTTCCGGCGATGAAATCTGAAGTCGGGCTGACGGAAAGATTATGCAGGTTTCTTGGTGAATGGGATGGAGCCGCTGAGGTCATCAAGGAAGAGGTATTTGAAGAAATCATAAAGGGTGAAAGAGCAAAGA AAAAAGATCTGATTCAGCGTCAACAACAAGTTGTAACCAACGTTGCCACTGTTTTATCCATACCCAGAGAATCTGCATGCATGCTGTTGGTTTTCTATAACTGGAGTGTTGCTAATGTTTATGAAGCTTGGTTTCATGATGAAAAGAAAACCCGAAAGCGTATCGGGTTGTTATACGATCCGGGTGTTAAGTTACATAATAAACCAGATGAAAGATTTGTTGTTGAATGCGGGATTTGTTTTGAGTTGGTTCGGGTGAGTGAAACGGCGTCGTGTGGGTGTGATCATAGGTTTTGTAAGGTGTGTTGGAAGGGGTATGTGGGTATGGCGGTTGTTAACGGGCGGGGGTGTTTGAGTTTGAGGTGTCCGGAGTTCGGTTGTGAGGCTGCGGTTGGGCCGGGTATGGTTAATGAGTTGGTTGATGAGACGGAGAGGAAACGGTACGAGGGTTATGTGTTTAGGACATATGTTGAGAGTAGTAAGAGGATGAAATGGTGTCCTGGGCCGGGGTGTGGTTGTGCGGTTTTGTTCGAGGATGATTTTGAGACGGTTGGGTATGATGTGGTTTGTGTTTGTAAGCAGGGGTTTTGTTGGAAGTGTATGGAGGATGCGCATCGTCCATTGGCGTGTGAGACGGTGGAGAAATGGGTGATGAAGAATACGAATGAGGCGGAGAGTACGAATTGGATATTTGCTTATACGAAGCCTTGTCCGAAGTGTAAGCGAGCGATTGAGAAGAATAATGGGTGTATGCATATGACTTGCAGCCCGCCTTGTGGATATCAGTTTTGTTGGTTATGTCTTGGCCCGTATATGGGACATGACGGCGTAGCTTGTAATCAGTTTAAGAAAAAAGAGGGTCGTCGTGTTGAAGAAGTTGAACAACAAAAGGAGGCGGCGAGGAAAGCGATTGAGAGGTACACGCATTACTATGAACGATGGGCTGCGAACGAGCGGTCGAGGAAACAGGCCCGTTTAAGCTTGGATAAGATTGAAACTGTTTATCTAAATAAACTTAGTTTGAGTTACTGTCAACCAGAGATGCAGCTGCGGTTTATTATAGATGCTTGGCTGCAGATAGTCGAATGCAGGCGCGTGCTGAAATGGACATATGTGTATGGATATTACATACCCGAAATAGAACATGCGAAAAGATTGTTTTTCGAGTATGTGCAGGGTGAAGCAGAAGTCGGGTTAGAACGGCTTCATGGTTGTGCAGAGAAGGAACTGCAAACTTACATTGAAAATGGAGAAGTCACTGAGGAAGAGTTCAATAGTTTTAGGGTGAAGTTAACTGGTTTGACTAGTGTGACTCGGACCTATTTTGAGAATTTGGTTAGGGCACTAGAGAATGGTCTGTCAGAGGTTGATTCTCATGAGCATGGTGGCTCTAGTAGAGTGCGAAGGAGGTCTGGTCAGGGTGGTGAATCATCAAACCGAGCGTCTGATTATGCAAAGAGAATGAGGAGGCCGGATGATGAGAAATGA
- the LOC110889224 gene encoding probable E3 ubiquitin-protein ligase ARI10 → MQPMDSDHQPQPQPQPQHTLTNHPTRHFFYDNNNFTIADDDSSDPDDISDDYNVLINRINPSTQKTYTVLTENDLINLQQQDITKVATVLSIPKESACMLLISYNWSVNNVYEAWFQDENKTRKRIGWLYDPVDDPGVEFRKPDERVVVDCGICFESFRVSETASCGCDHRFCKVCWKGYIGMAVQDGPGCLSLRCPKPGCEAAVGPGMVNELVDEKERKRYEGYVLRTYVESSKKMKWCPGPGCECAVLFEDDFETGGYDVVCVCKHGFCWKCLEDAHRPLVCETVEKWVLKNTSEAENTNWIFAYTKPCPKCKRAIEKNNGCMHMTCGPPCGYQFCWLCLGPYFGHDGVACNGFSKKSEVEKQKVVTKKAIERYTHYYERWAANERSRKQALLSLEKIESVYLKKLCSTYCQPEMQLRFIIDAWLQIVECRRVLKWTYAYGYYIPKIEHAKRLFFEYVQGEAEVGLERLHGCAEKELRTYIVNGEATEEEFNSFRVKLTDLTSVTRSYFENLVRALENGLSEVDSHEACTKTRTSSKQGVAVGSTSKARGRRRSGQGGESSNRASDHAKRLRMMMMMRLGMDEAQRNENPTAGESSSRDKLGD, encoded by the coding sequence ATGCAACCAATGGATTCCGATCATCAACCCCAACCCCAACCCCAACCCCAACACACACTCACTAATCATCCCACCCGTCACTTTTTCTACGACAACAACAATTTCACCATCGCCGATGACGACAGCTCCGACCCAGATGACATCTCCGACGACTACAACGTTCTGATCAACCGTATCAACCCTTCAACCCAAAAAACCTACACTGTATTAACAGAAAACGACCTGATCAACCTGCAACAACAAGACATCACTAAAGTAGCCACTGTTTTATCCATACCCAAAGAATCTGCGTGCATGCTGTTAATCTCTTACAATTGGAGTGTTAATAATGTTTATGAAGCTTGGTTTCAGGATGAGAATAAAACCCGAAAGCGTATCGGGTGGTTATATGATCCGGTTGATGATCCGGGTGTTGAGTTTCGTAAACCAGATGAAAGAGTTGTTGTTGATTGTGGGATTTGTTTCGAGTCGTTTCGGGTGAGTGAAACGGCGTCGTGTGGGTGTGATCATAGGTTTTGTAAGGTGTGTTGGAAGGGGTATATAGGTATGGCGGTTCAGGATGGGCCGGGGTGTTTGAGTTTGAGGTGTCCGAAGCCGGGTTGTGAGGCTGCGGTTGGGCCGGGTATGGTTAACGAGTTGGTTGATGAgaaggaaaggaaacgatacgaGGGTTATGTGTTGAGGACATATGTTGAGAGTAGTAAGAAGATGAAATGGTGCCCGGGGCCTGGGTGCGAGTGTGCGGTTTTGTTCGAGGATGATTTTGAGACGGGTGGGTATGATGTGGTTTGTGTTTGTAAGCATGGGTTTTGTTGGAAGTGTTTGGAGGATGCGCATCGTCCGTTGGTTTGTGAGACGGTGGAGAAATGGGTGTTGAAGAACACCTCCGAGGCGGAGAATACGAATTGGATATTTGCGTATACGAAGCCTTGTCCGAAGTGTAAGCGAGCGATTGAGAAGAATAATGGGTGTATGCATATGACTTGCGGCCCGCCTTGTGGATATCAGTTTTGTTGGTTATGTCTTGGCCCGTATTTCGGACATGATGGCGTAGCTTGTAACGGGTTTAGTAAAAAAAGTGAAGTTGAAAAACAAAAGGTGGTGACGAAGAAAGCGATTGAGAGGTACACGCATTACTATGAACGATGGGCTgcgaatgagaggtcgaggaaaCAGGCCCTTTTAAGCTTGGAGAAGATTGAAAGTGTGTATCTCAAAAAACTTTGTTCGACTTACTGTCAACCAGAGATGCAGCTGCGGTTTATTATCGATGCTTGGCTGCAGATAGTTGAATGCAGGCGTGTGCTGAAATGGACATACGCGTATGGATATTACATACCCAAAATAGAACATGCGAAAAGATTGTTTTTTGAGTATGTGCAGGGTGAAGCAGAAGTCGGCTTAGAACGGCTTCATGGTTGTGCAGAGAAGGAATTGCGAACTTACATTGTAAATGGAGAAGCCACTGAGGAAGAGTTCAATAGTTTTAGGGTGAAGTTAACTGATTTGACTAGTGTGACTCGGTCCTATTTCGAGAATTTGGTTAGGGCACTAGAGAATGGTTTGTCAGAGGTTGATTCTCATGAGGCTTGCACCAAGACCAGAACTAGCTCGAAGCAGGGTGTGGCGGTTGGCTCTACTAGCAAGGCTAGAGGGCGAAGGAGATCTGGTCAGGGTGGTGAATCATCAAACCGAGCGTCTGATCATGCAAAGAgattgaggatgatgatgatgatgaggctTGGCATGGATGAAGCACAGAGAAATGAGAACCCGACGGCTGGTGAGTCATCGAGCCGTGATAAGTTGGGTGATTAA